A genomic segment from Alteribacillus bidgolensis encodes:
- a CDS encoding group II intron maturase-specific domain-containing protein, with protein sequence MAETTSTFQRLMEWIRRRLRMIRWKEWKLPKTRRKNLIALGVTRSKAYQWGNTRKGY encoded by the coding sequence ATCGCAGAAACCACCTCCACTTTTCAGAGGTTGATGGAATGGATCCGAAGAAGATTGCGCATGATTCGATGGAAAGAATGGAAACTGCCCAAAACAAGGAGGAAGAATCTTATCGCCTTAGGTGTAACACGATCGAAAGCGTATCAATGGGGAAATACAAGAAAAGGCTACTGA
- a CDS encoding LysR family transcriptional regulator, producing the protein MTLQQLRYVIEVAKQRSISKAAHRLFISQPSLSNAIKELENELGIAIFSRTNKGIVITSEGSEFLGYARQVIEQTDLLENRYANAAQSPQQHFSVSAQHYAFAVSAFVKLLKNYNRDEYEFTLRETRTYEIIDDVKNLRSEIGILYVNDFNQQVIRKFLREGNLTFHELFQAKPHVFISSTNPLAAQKYVTLADLDPYPYLSFEQGDYNSFHFSEEILSTISRRKNIRVSDRATLFNLLIGLNGYTISTGVISYDINDDDIVAVPLKVDESITVGYIQHKNVANSPLATIYINFLKETIAEELTLL; encoded by the coding sequence GTGACATTGCAACAATTGAGATATGTGATTGAAGTGGCGAAGCAACGATCGATTAGTAAAGCTGCGCATCGATTGTTTATTAGTCAGCCGAGTCTGTCGAATGCGATTAAAGAATTGGAGAATGAACTGGGGATTGCGATTTTTTCTCGTACGAATAAGGGGATTGTTATTACGTCAGAGGGTTCGGAGTTTTTAGGTTACGCCAGGCAGGTGATTGAACAGACAGACTTGCTTGAAAACCGCTATGCCAATGCGGCTCAATCCCCGCAGCAGCATTTCTCTGTATCTGCCCAGCATTATGCCTTTGCGGTCAGTGCGTTTGTGAAGCTGTTGAAAAATTATAATCGGGATGAATATGAGTTTACGTTACGAGAGACGAGGACGTATGAAATAATTGATGATGTAAAAAACCTTCGTAGTGAAATTGGGATTTTGTATGTAAATGATTTTAACCAACAGGTCATTCGGAAGTTTCTGAGAGAAGGAAATTTAACGTTTCATGAGCTATTTCAGGCCAAGCCGCATGTGTTCATCAGTTCAACTAATCCACTCGCGGCTCAGAAGTATGTTACCTTAGCTGATTTGGATCCTTATCCGTATTTGTCATTTGAACAAGGGGACTATAATTCGTTTCATTTCTCCGAGGAGATATTAAGCACCATCTCAAGGCGCAAAAATATTCGTGTCAGTGATCGGGCCACGTTGTTTAACCTGCTGATAGGATTGAATGGATACACGATTTCCACAGGGGTAATCAGTTATGACATCAACGACGATGATATTGTGGCGGTGCCGCTTAAGGTGGATGAGAGCATTACAGTCGGGTATATTCAACATAAGAATGTGGCAAACAGCCCGCTGGCAACGATTTATATCAATTTCTTAAAGGAAACGATTGCCGAAGAACTAACTTTGCTATAG
- a CDS encoding homocysteine S-methyltransferase family protein, protein MGKRSLEQRLNEGTVVVAEGYLFEMERRGYLQAGSFVPEVALEHPEALKQVYRDYMNAGSDVVLAFTYNAHREKMRIIGKEHLHEPLNRSAIRLAKEVAKEHPTEEALVAGNISNTNIFDPEDADSAEEVRSIFAEMATWCKEEGVDFINAETFYYHEEAVIALEEIQKQGLPAVVTLGLMGENILRDGYTVEESCKILSEKGALVVGMNCFRGPNTMQPYLKGIRNEVEGYVGGLPIPYRTTEEHPTFFNLPDGGCSCSLPTETTFPTSLDPLYHNRYELAEWAKEAKDIGINYIGLCCGASPAMIRAVAEAIGYETINSKYSPDMEKHFLFGKDKTLKGHNLNYSKKA, encoded by the coding sequence GTGGGGAAAAGAAGTTTAGAACAAAGATTAAACGAAGGCACAGTCGTTGTAGCCGAAGGATATTTATTTGAAATGGAGCGCAGAGGTTATTTACAGGCAGGATCGTTTGTACCAGAAGTAGCGCTGGAGCACCCGGAGGCTTTAAAGCAAGTATATCGAGATTACATGAATGCCGGTTCAGATGTGGTTTTAGCTTTCACCTATAATGCCCACCGTGAAAAAATGAGAATTATAGGTAAAGAACATTTACATGAGCCGTTAAACCGGAGTGCGATTCGTTTGGCGAAGGAAGTGGCGAAAGAACATCCTACAGAAGAAGCGTTAGTTGCAGGCAACATTTCGAATACGAATATTTTTGATCCGGAAGATGCTGATTCTGCGGAAGAAGTAAGAAGTATATTTGCAGAAATGGCCACGTGGTGTAAAGAAGAAGGCGTCGATTTTATAAATGCGGAAACTTTTTATTACCATGAAGAGGCCGTTATTGCGCTAGAGGAAATTCAAAAACAAGGTCTGCCGGCAGTCGTTACATTAGGGCTGATGGGCGAAAATATACTGCGGGATGGTTATACCGTTGAAGAATCCTGTAAAATTCTTTCTGAAAAAGGTGCGTTAGTGGTTGGGATGAACTGTTTCCGCGGACCAAATACGATGCAGCCATACCTGAAGGGAATTAGAAATGAGGTAGAAGGATATGTCGGTGGATTGCCCATTCCATATCGCACGACAGAAGAACACCCGACGTTCTTCAACTTGCCCGATGGAGGATGCAGTTGTTCCTTGCCGACCGAAACCACGTTCCCGACATCCTTAGACCCGCTTTATCACAATCGGTACGAATTAGCGGAATGGGCGAAAGAAGCAAAAGATATTGGTATTAATTATATTGGTCTTTGCTGCGGGGCCTCACCTGCGATGATCAGAGCAGTAGCAGAAGCGATAGGATACGAAACTATTAATTCCAAATATTCACCGGATATGGAGAAACACTTCTTATTCGGGAAAGATAAAACGCTAAAGGGTCATAATCTAAACTACAGTAAAAAAGCATAA
- the sda gene encoding sporulation histidine kinase inhibitor Sda: MDANQKAKVLELDEDFINLIKEALEAQFVHK; encoded by the coding sequence TTGGATGCAAATCAAAAAGCAAAGGTACTTGAACTTGATGAAGATTTTATCAATCTTATTAAAGAAGCGTTGGAAGCTCAATTTGTACATAAATAA
- a CDS encoding fumarylacetoacetate hydrolase family protein has translation MVMQVLQKTQKIVRYQNHTGKIYYGIVEDNEILQLSSNFTDIVKNELKFEGVRLKYSDVRILEPVSPSKVINFGWTYAEHAKETGGNAYLKEPFLFLKPTSSLIPNEAEVILPSSDLTKQVEMEGEVALVIGKRGKNIKEEEAMDYIFGCTIFNDITARDLTKTDPQFTRGKGFDTFGPMGPWIVTGLDPTNLRIVTTLNGKVVQEGNTNQMSFSIPFLISWVSQIMTLEPGDVLATGSSSGSCPMNSGDMVLVDVEYIGKLRNYVK, from the coding sequence ATGGTAATGCAGGTATTACAAAAAACACAGAAAATAGTTCGTTATCAGAATCATACTGGTAAAATATATTACGGAATTGTTGAGGATAATGAAATTTTACAATTGTCCAGTAATTTTACTGATATTGTAAAAAACGAATTAAAATTTGAAGGTGTAAGGCTTAAATACAGCGATGTGAGAATATTAGAGCCAGTATCTCCCTCAAAAGTTATTAATTTCGGCTGGACATATGCTGAACATGCAAAGGAGACTGGGGGAAACGCTTATCTCAAGGAACCATTTCTGTTTTTAAAGCCGACATCTTCCTTGATTCCAAATGAGGCGGAAGTCATTCTTCCTTCTAGTGATTTAACAAAACAAGTGGAAATGGAGGGTGAAGTCGCACTTGTTATTGGGAAACGTGGGAAAAATATAAAAGAAGAAGAAGCAATGGATTATATTTTTGGCTGTACCATTTTTAACGATATTACTGCAAGAGATCTTACGAAAACAGACCCTCAATTCACACGCGGAAAAGGCTTTGATACTTTTGGCCCAATGGGGCCGTGGATTGTAACTGGTTTAGATCCAACAAATTTAAGAATAGTCACAACTTTAAATGGCAAAGTTGTTCAGGAAGGTAATACTAATCAGATGTCATTTTCAATTCCTTTCCTTATCAGCTGGGTTTCTCAGATTATGACCCTAGAACCGGGTGATGTTCTAGCAACTGGTTCATCTTCAGGAAGTTGTCCAATGAATTCAGGTGACATGGTTCTTGTGGACGTAGAGTATATTGGTAAGTTACGTAACTATGTAAAATAA